A window from Ostrinia nubilalis chromosome 13, ilOstNubi1.1, whole genome shotgun sequence encodes these proteins:
- the LOC135077240 gene encoding uncharacterized protein LOC135077240, with the protein MQTAERSTYPVYNEATPNITQSIDYQTFRNKKKSSHVSTNKANVRHTCTREGTDKSQLPIEVFSSAKSRRFIPSHFQFETVKQICQIEKVSSVQSFSRAKFLTERRLDGEGGSQPSVLSSTYSRAASKVPETDLQRRAAPDDLPSVWPVIGTENVHFPDELDRRISEESQYQVCGLFGRFLAGQSVSPYFTRPRRFYGEPDATTRMDDQRGQICTGSDSTPGVSGSYMGHQTQHEVPVGTEAPNATHGPSKSDVQGQLVSPTSPVTSGETQLCLIRRTQRATTLSDYAVLQPTASQSAPLQASKYTRTCSYRDELVDGSRTGLVSDTYSPDITPADHGRVRLRLGSSTGRCEHVRSVDKTTTHMACQPQRALCGFRGDTTERVATECSHIVTNGQPYGSGVRQQGRRNQIEETVRPHSATVDSNGPAQYSSDGTVLPGQIQLRSGRIIPGPGLPGVEFDRGSHECNIPDVGNAGSGLVRIEDGSRGSEVRNNGHAGRRSNFSQRLPAAVGLRPGVAVPSAEFDSPSTVVSQHGERSVCFDHPEVEQGLLESGPSSPRHSGTIPHTEPGTSTHRHENRDASAPDPRNMFGGMAGIGWFDEIKGWSQEETSLLMSSWRKSTLNTYRPAWNKWKTWCGANSISYTSPSPEQVARYLAHLHNDEGLAYRTILVHKSVIATFTNTNLSSNFFVKHILKAVSVAKEKKTKPPIWNVKELLKCLENSAPDSSNLYQVSRRAAILLLLASGRRVHDLTLLIIDPESCVDEGDSILLWPKFGSKTDSCSYRQSGWKLKKHPNQNLDCVHWIRQLIAISQDRRRQGNIKELFITARGDPKPASRTVLGGWIKSVLRDAGVEAPPGSVRSAVASLNWIEHFPVDQILATGNWRQEHTFRTYYQKEIINQASDTDLSHSVSLSNFFEPVQ; encoded by the coding sequence ATGCAAACTGCTGAAAGGAGTACGTATCCCGTTTATAATGAAGCCACCCCTAATATCACCCAATCAATCGATTATCAAACATTTCGAAACAAAAAGAAGTCGTCACATGTCTCAACAAATAAAGCAAATGTTAGACACACATGTACTAGAGAGGGCACAGATAAATCCCAGTTACCTATCGAAGTTTTTTCTAGTGCCAAAAGCCGACGGTTCATTCCGTCCCATTTTCAATTTGAAACAGTTAAACAAATTTGTCAAATTGAAAAAGTTTCATCTGTTCAGTCATTTTCGCGTGCCAAGTTTCTTACAGAGCGAAGACTGGATGGTGAAGGTGGATCTCAGCCAAGCGTACTTTCATCTACCTATAGCCGAGCAGCATCGAAGGTTCCTGAGACTGATCTACAACGGCGAGCTGCTCCAGATGACCTGCCTTCCGTTTGGCCTGTCATCGGCACCGAGAACGTTCACTTCCCTGACGAACTGGATCGCAGAATATCTGAGGAGTCACAATATCAGGTGTGTGGTTTATTTGGACGATTTCTTGCTGGTCAATCAGTCTCGCCATATTTTACACGACCACGTCGTTTTTATGGTGAGCCTGATGCGACGACTCGGATGGACGATCAACGTGGACAAATCTGTACTGGTTCCGACTCAACGCCTGGAGTTTCTGGGAGTTACATGGgacaccaaactcaacacgaaGTCCCTGTCGGAACCGAAGCGCCTAACGCTACGCATGGCCCTTCAAAGTCAGATGTCCAGGGGCAGCTGGTCTCTCCGACAAGCCCAGTCACTTCTGGGGAGACTCAACTTTGCCTCATTCGTCGTACGCAGAGGGCGACTACACTGTCGGACTATGCAGTACTACAGCCGACAGCTTCCCAAAGCGCACCCCTACAAGCGAGTAAGTATACCAGAACCTGTTCTTACCGAGATGAGTTGGTGGATGGAAGCCGTACGGGACTCGTCAGCGATACATACAGCCCCGATATCACACCTGCTGACCACGGACGCGTCCGACTACGGCTGGGCAGCTCAACTGGGAGATGTGAACATGTCAGGTCAGTGGACAAAACGACAACTCACATGGCATGCCAACCTCAAAGAGCTCTATGCGGTTTTCGCGGCGATACAACAGAGCGAGTCGCTACAGAATGCTCACATATTGTTACAAACGGACAACCGTACGGTAGTGGCGTACGTCAACAAGGAAGGCGGAACCAGATCGAAGAAACTGTTAGACCTCACTCGGCGACTGTTGACAGTAATGGACCAGCTCAATATTCATCTGACGGCACAGTACTTCCCGGGCAGATTCAACTGCGAAGTGGACGCATTATCCCGGGGCCAGGCCTGCCCGGAGTGGAATTTGACCGAGGAAGCCACGAATGTAATATTCCAGATGTGGGGAACGCCGGAAGTGGACTTGTTCGCATCGAAGACGGCTCACGTGGTTCGGAGGTACGTAACAATGGACACGCAGGACGACGAAGCAATTTTTCACAACGCCTTCCTGCAGCAGTGGGATTACGACCTGGCGTGGCTGTTCCCTCCGCCGAATTTGATTCCCCAAGTACTGTCGTATCTCAACACGGCGAAAGGTCGGTATGTTTTGATCACCCCGAAGTGGAACAAGGTCTTTTGGAGAGCGGACCTTCAAGCCCGCGCCATTCGGGGACCATACCGCATACCGAACCTGGAACAAGTACTCATCGACACGAGAACCGAGATGCATCCGCCCCAGATCCACGAAATATGTTTGGAGGCATGGCTGGTATCGGGTGGTTTGATGAGATAAAAGGTTGGTCGCAAGAAGAAACGTCTCTGTTAATGTCTAGCTGGCGAAAATCCACTTTAAATACCTATAGACCGGCGTGGAACAAATGGAAAACCTGGTGCGGCGCTAACTCCATCTCCTACACCAGCCCGAGCCCGGAGCAAGTCGCTCGTTATCTGGCACACTTGCATAACGACGAGGGTTTGGCTTATCGTACAATTTTGGTCCACAAATCTGTCATAGCGACTTTCACAAATACTAATTTGTCATCTAACTTTTTTGTCAAGCATATTCTTAAGGCTGTTTCAGTGGCAAAAGAGAAGAAAACCAAACCACCTATCTGGAATGTAAAGGAGCTATTAAAATGTTTGGAAAATAGTGCACCTGATTCTAGCAATCTATATCAGGTATCCCGTCGTGCTGCGATTTTATTGCTGTTAGCATCGGGACGCAGAGTACACGACCTTACCCTACTGATAATCGACCCAGAGTCGTGCGTGGACGAGGGCGATTCAATACTTCTGTGGCCTAAATTTGGATCTAAAACTGACAGCTGTAGTTACAGGCAATCGGGTTGGAAACTTAAGAAGCACCCAAACCAAAACCTCGATTGCGTGCATTGGATTCGACAGTTGATTGCAATATCACAAGATCGTCGGAGACAAGGTAATATCAAAGAGCTTTTTATTACTGCGAGGGGAGACCCAAAACCGGCATCCAGAACGGTTCTCGGCGGCTGGATCAAGTCCGTGCTGCGGGACGCAGGCGTGGAGGCCCCGCCGGGCTCTGTGCGGTCCGCCGTAGCGTCTCTAAATTGGATAGAACATTTTCCAGTAGACCAAATTCTTGCAACCGGTAACTGGAGGCAAGAGCATACATTTAGGACCTATTACcaaaaagaaataattaatcAAGCATCTGATACTGATTTATCGCACTCGGTTTCTCTATCTAATTTCTTTGAACCGGTGCAGTAA